The Brassica napus cultivar Da-Ae chromosome C7, Da-Ae, whole genome shotgun sequence genome has a segment encoding these proteins:
- the LOC106407219 gene encoding PHD finger protein ING1 isoform X2 yields the protein MYCRRNMHSSVIWIKVCKVTLIFVENQRQNEQRCEKEIEDIRRGRTGNVTPNAHFSEEAIDEQKHSVRIADEKLALAMQAYDLVDMHVQQLDQYMKKSNEQMRREKENASASNLENSGEAGKAGEGRRGGRKKTRLATAASTAAVASASTGMTSTGMDLDLPVDPNEPTYCICNQVSYGEMIACDNNECKIEWFHFGCVGLKDQPKGKWYCPDCATVKKSRKGR from the exons ATGTATTGCAGAAGAAATATGCACTCCTCCGTGATTTGGATAAAAGTTTGCAAG GTGACTTTAATCTTTGTAGAAAATCAAAGACAGAACGAGCAACGGTGTGAAAAGGAGATAGAGGATATAAGAAGAGGCAGAACCGGAAATGTTACACCCAATGCACACTTCTCAGAGGAAGCAATTGATGAACAGAAGCACAGTGTCAGGATTGCTGATGAGAAGCTCGCTTTGGCTATGCAGGCTTATGATCTG GTGGATATGCATGTTCAGCAACTTGACCAGTACATGAAAAAATCCAATGAGCAGATGCGCCGag AGAAGGAAAATGCTTCTGCATCAAACCTTGAGAACAGCGGGGAAGCCGGGAAGGCAGGTGAAGGTAGAAGAGGAGGACGAAAGAA GACAAGGCTAGCAACTGCAGCGTCAACAGCAGCAGTAGCATCAGCATCAACAGGTATGACTTCTACTGGTATGGATTTGGATCTGCCTGTGGATCCCAACGAACCAACTTACTGCATCTGCAACCAAGTTAGCTACGGCGAGATGATTGCATGCGATAACAATGAG TGTAAGATTGAGTGGTTCCATTTTGGTTGCGTGGGTCTGAAAGATCAACCCAAAGGGAAATGGTACTGTCCGGATTGTGCTACAGTCAAGAAGAGCAGGAAAGGCCGATGA
- the LOC106407219 gene encoding PHD finger protein ING1 isoform X1 translates to MQSCETLNTQMSFADEFESNLVSLAHVLQKKYALLRDLDKSLQENQRQNEQRCEKEIEDIRRGRTGNVTPNAHFSEEAIDEQKHSVRIADEKLALAMQAYDLVDMHVQQLDQYMKKSNEQMRREKENASASNLENSGEAGKAGEGRRGGRKKTRLATAASTAAVASASTGMTSTGMDLDLPVDPNEPTYCICNQVSYGEMIACDNNECKIEWFHFGCVGLKDQPKGKWYCPDCATVKKSRKGR, encoded by the exons ATGCAATCTTGTGAAACCCTAAATACCCAAATGTCATTCGCCGACGAATTTGAATCTA ATCTCGTGTCGTTGGCTCATGTATTGCAGAAGAAATATGCACTCCTCCGTGATTTGGATAAAAGTTTGCAAG AAAATCAAAGACAGAACGAGCAACGGTGTGAAAAGGAGATAGAGGATATAAGAAGAGGCAGAACCGGAAATGTTACACCCAATGCACACTTCTCAGAGGAAGCAATTGATGAACAGAAGCACAGTGTCAGGATTGCTGATGAGAAGCTCGCTTTGGCTATGCAGGCTTATGATCTG GTGGATATGCATGTTCAGCAACTTGACCAGTACATGAAAAAATCCAATGAGCAGATGCGCCGag AGAAGGAAAATGCTTCTGCATCAAACCTTGAGAACAGCGGGGAAGCCGGGAAGGCAGGTGAAGGTAGAAGAGGAGGACGAAAGAA GACAAGGCTAGCAACTGCAGCGTCAACAGCAGCAGTAGCATCAGCATCAACAGGTATGACTTCTACTGGTATGGATTTGGATCTGCCTGTGGATCCCAACGAACCAACTTACTGCATCTGCAACCAAGTTAGCTACGGCGAGATGATTGCATGCGATAACAATGAG TGTAAGATTGAGTGGTTCCATTTTGGTTGCGTGGGTCTGAAAGATCAACCCAAAGGGAAATGGTACTGTCCGGATTGTGCTACAGTCAAGAAGAGCAGGAAAGGCCGATGA
- the LOC106410170 gene encoding dirigent protein 16-like: MMMIKQSPFSSPLTAIFLLTLAVFAAALEPPPEDPIFELYMHDVLGGSSPTARPITGLLGNIYNGQVPFAKQIGFTPPENGIAIPNANGALPTVNGINGVPLGTGLSGTAYSGQNLNGIQTQLGPDGLSLGFGTITVIDDILTSGPDLGSQPLGKAQGVYVASSGDGSTQMMAFTAMLEGGEYNDNLNFYGIYRIGSAMSHLSVTGGTGRFKNACGFAEVRPLIPSGQHQVDGAESLLRIIVHLKY, encoded by the coding sequence ATGATGATGATCAAGCAATCACCATTCTCCTCTCCATTAACAGCAATCTTCTTGCTCACACTTGCTGTTTTCGCAGCAGCGCTTGAACCTCCACCTGAAGACCCCATTTTCGAGCTCTACATGCacgatgtacttggaggaagcAGCCCCACGGCGAGACCCATCACAGGTTTGCTCGGCAACATTTACAACGGTCAAGTTCCTTTTGCTAAGCAGATTGGTTTCACTCCTCCCGAAAACGGCATAGCCATACCCAATGCAAACGGCGCCCTTCCAACTGTTAACGGTATCAACGGTGTACCTCTCGGGACAGGCTTGTCTGGTACAGCTTACTCTGGTCAGAACCTGAACGGGATACAGACTCAGCTGGGTCCTGATGGTTTGAGTCTCGGGTTTGGCACCATCACGGTCATCGATGACATACTCACATCTGGTCCTGACTTGGGCTCGCAGCCACTTGGTAAGGCTCAAGGAGtttacgttgcaagttccggagATGGAAGCACACAGATGATGGCTTTCACGGCTATGCTTGAAGGTGGAGAGTACAACGACAACCTCAACTTCTATGGTATTTACAGGATTGGAAGCGCCATGTCGCATCTGTCAGTGACTGGAGGAACAGGTAGGTTCAAGAACGCTTGTGGCTTTGCAGAGGTCAGGCCTTTGATTCCTTCCGGTCAGCATCAAGTGGATGGTGCAGAGTCTTTACTAAGGATCATTGTCCATCTAAAGTACTAA
- the LOC106407204 gene encoding hydroxyethylthiazole kinase, whose protein sequence is MESKEWSSGVWTHLTAVRRQSPLVQCITNFVSMDLVANTLLSAGASPAMVHSVAEVADFTPHIHALFVNVGTLTPDWLPSMKAAAELAAQLGKPWVLDPAAVSCSGFRLKACLELVELKPSVIKGNGSEIIALSGSASQGQTKGADSSHESTEAIEAAKSLALSSGAVVAVSGAVDIVTDGKRVIGVHNGTKMMQRITATGCSLAGLVAAFLAVDPLQPLEATVSAMSVFGIAGELGEELANGPASLKMHLIDSLYGLDETTVLSRVRITRLG, encoded by the exons ATGGAATCAAAAGAATGGAGCTCCGGCGTGTGGACGCACCTTACGGCCGTCCGGCGACAATCGCCGCTGGTTCAGTGCATCACCAACTTCGTCTCAATGGACCTCGTGGCCAACACGCTTTTATCCGCCGGCGCATCGCCGGCGATGGTTCATTCGGTCGCTGAGGTTGCCGATTTCACACCTCATATTCACGCTCTCTTCGTCAACGTCGGCACGCTTACACCTGACTGGCTTCCCTCCATGAAAGCCGCCGCCGAACTCGCTGCTCAGCTCGGAAAGCCCTGGGTTCTCGATCCCGCCGCGGTGAGTTGCTCCGGTTTCCGGTTGAAGGCGTGCTTGGAGCTCGTTGAGCTTAAACCTAGCGTGATCAAAGGAAACGGTTCTGAGATCATTGCTCTCTCGGGCTCTGCTTCGCAGGGTCAGACTAAG GGTGCGGATAGCTCTCATGAATCTACAGAGGCCATAGAAGCTGCAAAGTCATTAGCTTTGTCTAGTGGTGCTGTTGTTGCGGTTTCAGGAGCTGTTGATATCGTTACGGATGGGAAACGGGTTATTGGTGTCCACAACGGGACAAAGATGATGCAAAGGATCACTGCAACTGGATGTTCACTAGCTGGCCTGGTTGCTGCCTTTCTCGCTGTCGATCCGTTACAGCCACTGGAAGCTACTGTTTCCGCTATGTCTGTCTTTGGCATCGCAGGTGAGTTGGGTGAAGAGTTGGCGAACGGTCCAGCTTCTTTGAAAATGCATTTGATTGATTCTCTTTACGGTTTAGATGAGACCACTGTGCTTAGCCGTGTGAGAATCACCAGGTTGGGTTGA
- the LOC106410167 gene encoding protein KRI1 homolog, whose protein sequence is MPSKVFGGDIPENKGPVELEVDDEYRRKLEFNREREDRRRYAKAVAEGEIVEDEDESKESEDVSDPEEEIGVDEVSTWIKSLNKLKEHDPGFLATGQIDDAEKKDRKKKKKKKKDEKKTKMKVMHIKDVQAQHLLEHGPDADEEDEGRRSMVQSYGEQQEELRRAVSDALEAGGEESDDDDDEDLLKVKEGDDDSEDEEEDEELKEMADEYFGKESELGEGDKFLRDYLLKQMWKDKDGKGKTQVIDEAELKQISDDEELVIEQEEFETKYRHEEKNAAGGIVMGQSRIVEDSVRKKDNPRKKQRENKVDRKKIAEIERQEELKRLKNVKKKEIEEKMKKVLSIAGFKEGEEFPLDARGLEDEFDPDEYDKMMKAAFDDNYYGAEDSELHSGDDDDDDEKPDFDKEDELLGLPKNWDVIQSGDGFTATREKVLKQKDDDEEPEEEEEEEVDEEEEREGKRKRKRKASLVKRAQEALMEEYYKLDYEDTIGDLKTRFKFAKVQPNSYGLEKEEILFLDDTELNQCVPLKKMAPYMEKDWEVNKYKLKEQKHKFSELLERIDDPDEKRSKKKSKKRDREEKRDAVVKEKKPAAPIADEEGEAETSKLSRKAKRRRREAEKKLPPNRMVAYGKTN, encoded by the coding sequence ATGCCTTCCAAAGTGTTCGGCGGTGACATTCCTGAGAACAAAGGCCCCGTTGAGCTCGAGGTCGACGACGAATACCGTCGTAAGTTGGAATTCAACAGAGAGCGCGAGGATAGAAGGCGATACGCCAAAGCGGTGGCGGAAGGTGAAATCGTCGAGGACGAAGACGAATCCAAAGAATCCGAAGACGTTTCTGACCCAGAGGAGGAGATCGGAGTTGATGAAGTCTCCACGTGGATCAAATCTTTAAATAAGTTAAAGGAACATGACCCTGGGTTTCTAGCTACAGGACAGATCGATGATGCTGAGAAGAAGGAtcgtaagaagaagaagaagaagaagaaggacgaGAAGAAGACGAAAATGAAGGTGATGCACATCAAAGATGTTCAGGCGCAGCATTTGCTCGAGCATGGTCCAGATGCTGATGAGGAAGATGAAGGGAGGCGTAGCATGGTTCAGAGTTACGGCGAGCAGCAGGAGGAGCTGAGACGAGCTGTGTCTGATGCTCTGGAGGCTGGAGGGGAGGAgagcgatgatgatgatgatgaggatctcTTGAAAGTCAAGGAAGGAGATGATGATTCtgaagatgaggaagaagatgaggaacTTAAGGAGATGGCTGATGAGTACTTCGGTAAAGAGTCTGAGCTTGGTGAGGGCGACAAGTTCTTGAGAGATTACTTGCTCAAACAGATGTGGAAGGATAAAGATGGAAAAGGCAAAACCCAAGTGATTGATGAAGCAGAGCTTAAGCAGATCTCAGATGACGAGGAATTGGTTATTGAGCAGGAGGAGTTTGAGACCAAATATCGTCATGAGGAGAAGAATGCAGCAGGGGGGATTGTTATGGGTCAGTCTAGGATCGTTGAAGATTCCGTGAGGAAGAAGGATAACCCGAGgaaaaaacagagggagaacAAGGTCGATAGGAAGAAAATTGCTGAGATTGAGAGGCAAGAAGAGCTTAAGCGGCTCAAGAATGTCAAGAAGAAGGAGATtgaggagaagatgaagaaggttCTTTCTATTGCTGGTTTTAAGGAAGGGGAAGAGTTTCCTTTAGATGCACGAGGCCTGGAAGATGAGTTTGACCCCGACGAGTATGATAAGATGATGAAAGCTGCTTTTGATGACAACTACTACGGTGCCGAGGACTCAGAGTTGCAtagtggtgatgatgatgatgatgatgagaagccTGACTTTGACAAGGAAGATGAACTTCTTGGACTCCCAAAGAATTGGGATGTCATTCAAAGTGGGGATGGGTTTACTGCCACCAGAGAAAAGGTTTTGAAGCAAAAGGACGATGATGAAGAAcctgaagaggaagaagaagaagaagtggatgaggaagaagagagagagggtaagaggaagagaaagagaaaagcaTCTCTTGTGAAAAGAGCCCAGGAAGCTTTGATGGAGGAGTACTACAAGCTAGACTATGAGGACACAATTGGAGATTTGAAGACAAGGTTTAAGTTTGCTAAAGTACAACCAAACAGCTATGGGCTGGAGAAGGAAGAGATACTCTTCTTGGACGACACTGAGCTGAACCAGTGCGTACCATTGAAGAAGATGGCTCCGTACATGGAAAAGGACTGGGAGGTGAACAAGTACAAACTCAAGGAGCAGAAACACAAGTTCAGTGAGTTGCTGGAGAGGATTGATGATCCTGATGAGAAGAGGagcaagaagaagagcaagaagagGGATCGTGAAGAGAAGCGAGATGCTGTTGTTAAGGAGAAGAAGCCAGCAGCACCGATAGCAGATGAGGAAGGCGAGGCTGAGACAAGCAAACTGTCGAGGAAGGCGAAGAGAAGAAGACGTGAAGCTGAGAAGAAGCTTCCTCCCAACAGAATGGTTGCTTATGGGAAGACAAATTGA